The Halorussus salinus genome includes a region encoding these proteins:
- a CDS encoding AAA family ATPase, which translates to MSTRISLSQARDEIEVLRRNESETKNAIENAASVDVLRYLIAEEKLDETHDGPRGLGTIRKAVLDSELAPLELKRLVSYRGDETPEEILVPDEVVRNATVALETGKPVVLYGPTGTGKTTFAKQLAQRTCVGYTLNTATPSWTPSDIVGGISPDTSGRGIQYHRELGCVSEAVQRARQFDVDYGVILDEITRADISKIFGPLYTAIENPHQTIFETDEGDTIELDDRVNVICTMNMSDRTVNELDDAITRRFAMVELDEYPEQNRRALLEGWLDEFVAETVETDTTRLRELFEADFRRVNRGRDDTSQGPIMRFGPMHYRDVAAFVGAACDDGGQYEGELPRAVGQAYKTFLVPRLLNAAAFPQMERIAKHYRTLDDEFSAFDLEPAAALAERRLAEERRQLGT; encoded by the coding sequence ATGAGTACTCGCATCTCCCTCTCGCAGGCCCGCGACGAGATAGAAGTCCTCCGGCGAAACGAGTCGGAGACGAAAAACGCCATCGAGAACGCCGCGAGCGTGGACGTACTCCGGTATCTAATCGCCGAGGAGAAACTGGACGAGACCCACGACGGACCGCGGGGATTGGGGACGATTCGGAAGGCGGTCCTCGACTCGGAGCTGGCACCGCTGGAACTCAAGCGCCTCGTGAGCTATCGCGGCGACGAGACCCCCGAGGAGATTCTCGTCCCCGACGAAGTAGTCCGGAACGCGACGGTCGCGCTCGAAACGGGGAAACCGGTCGTGCTGTACGGGCCGACTGGAACCGGCAAGACGACGTTCGCCAAGCAACTCGCACAGCGGACCTGCGTCGGCTACACGCTGAACACGGCCACGCCGTCGTGGACGCCGTCGGACATCGTAGGCGGCATCTCGCCGGACACCTCCGGACGCGGCATCCAGTACCACCGCGAACTCGGGTGCGTCTCGGAGGCGGTACAGCGCGCGCGGCAGTTCGACGTGGACTACGGCGTCATCTTGGACGAAATCACGCGGGCGGATATCTCGAAAATCTTCGGGCCGCTCTACACCGCCATCGAGAACCCCCACCAGACCATCTTCGAGACCGACGAGGGGGACACGATAGAACTGGACGACCGCGTGAACGTCATCTGTACGATGAACATGTCCGACCGCACGGTGAACGAACTCGACGACGCGATTACGCGCCGGTTCGCGATGGTCGAGTTGGACGAGTACCCCGAACAGAACCGGCGGGCACTCCTCGAAGGGTGGCTCGACGAGTTCGTCGCCGAGACCGTGGAGACGGACACGACCCGCCTGCGCGAACTGTTCGAGGCGGACTTCCGGCGGGTCAACCGCGGGCGAGACGACACCTCGCAGGGACCCATCATGCGGTTCGGCCCGATGCACTACCGCGACGTGGCCGCGTTCGTCGGCGCGGCGTGTGACGACGGCGGGCAGTACGAGGGCGAACTCCCGCGGGCAGTCGGGCAGGCGTACAAGACGTTTCTGGTCCCGCGGTTGTTGAACGCCGCCGCGTTCCCGCAGATGGAGCGAATCGCCAAACATTATCGGACGCTCGACGACGAGTTCTCCGCGTTCGACCTCGAACCGGCCGCGGCGTTGGCCGAGCGCCGACTCGCCGAGGAGCGCCGCCAACTCGGTACGTGA
- a CDS encoding McrC family protein, which yields MTNDTDGTDATDTTNETDHTDTTNDTDHTGTTSDTDHTDTNDTVATPVGDAESAAGVDATYDYDPSIRTYPVPERGTIEIRGCPEDIDQRMERASFTVERQGLYRKSQRAIEPVEDGREYDVLTVRTLDGGARLRIDATDLVGTVGLTPSAAVRIDPKVDWSCIFEMLLAVYERRRSTDYRGVPTDRLLDEEADLDGILVALAINLLDGLTTIHRRGLLRELHVRRVDGVDGRGRIDLERTLSNHARGAPEPHWVQNEVEYDNAANSLLHYAGTTLLQLFRERARDGLSQQHQRIYSELHREMRRLEAMGITSDSRDVGAYRDLSLRDLPRQRHYYDDALYVAKAILSSSLGHQHSDGRYDLVVDYVMNMETLFEEYSQAVLEAQLDEIRAYDHVDSTASVAMRDSPTVTPFEDEGDVFHQPDHELFEGEESLAVLDSKYYAEGKDPVKRSPSRSRLFSYAYLLETDELGFLCPLSEPKERRVTQTDARLRVVGPDADEEFSPRSYEAAVHDYLFDVLVEREPALEILRAVEGPVASGVETAVCLEGVDADALAAVKSMSGPFTYRNRRQFSWRVLQMAGRLSWRAGNVTEFEDEGEWARDRIELALDERSPLAHTCVPVFCSDRSAGKEWLDCYFLNAGGDGSVESVEIELRTDPAKRNGGR from the coding sequence ATGACGAACGACACGGACGGCACCGACGCCACCGACACGACGAACGAGACCGACCACACCGACACGACGAACGATACTGACCACACCGGCACGACCAGCGACACCGACCACACCGACACGAACGACACCGTCGCAACGCCGGTCGGCGACGCCGAGAGCGCCGCGGGCGTCGATGCGACCTACGACTACGACCCGTCGATTCGGACGTATCCGGTCCCGGAGCGGGGCACCATCGAAATCCGGGGCTGCCCCGAAGATATCGACCAGCGGATGGAGCGGGCGTCGTTCACCGTCGAACGGCAGGGGTTGTACCGCAAGTCCCAGCGAGCCATCGAACCGGTCGAAGACGGCCGGGAGTACGACGTACTCACGGTCCGGACGCTGGACGGCGGTGCGAGGCTCCGAATCGACGCGACCGACCTCGTGGGGACGGTGGGTCTCACGCCGAGCGCCGCGGTCCGAATCGACCCGAAGGTAGACTGGTCGTGCATCTTCGAGATGCTACTGGCGGTCTACGAACGGCGGCGCTCGACGGACTACCGCGGCGTCCCGACCGACCGACTGCTGGACGAGGAGGCCGACCTCGACGGCATCTTGGTCGCGTTGGCCATCAACCTCCTCGACGGACTGACCACCATCCACCGCCGGGGACTCCTCCGGGAGTTGCACGTCCGCCGGGTGGACGGCGTGGACGGGCGGGGCCGGATAGACCTCGAACGGACCCTGTCGAACCACGCTCGCGGCGCGCCCGAGCCTCACTGGGTGCAGAACGAAGTCGAGTACGACAACGCGGCCAACTCGCTGTTGCACTACGCGGGGACGACGCTCCTGCAACTGTTCCGAGAGCGCGCCCGAGACGGTCTCTCACAGCAACACCAGCGGATATACTCGGAGCTACACCGGGAGATGCGCCGCCTCGAAGCGATGGGCATCACGAGCGACAGTCGGGACGTGGGAGCGTACCGAGACCTGTCGCTTCGGGACCTGCCGCGACAGCGCCACTACTACGACGACGCGCTGTACGTCGCCAAGGCGATACTCTCGTCGTCGCTGGGCCACCAGCACAGCGACGGGCGGTACGACCTCGTGGTCGATTACGTGATGAACATGGAGACGCTGTTCGAGGAGTACTCGCAGGCGGTCCTCGAAGCGCAACTCGACGAGATTCGAGCGTACGACCACGTGGATTCGACCGCCAGCGTGGCGATGCGCGACTCGCCGACGGTCACGCCCTTCGAGGACGAGGGCGACGTGTTCCACCAACCCGACCACGAGTTGTTCGAGGGCGAGGAGAGTCTGGCCGTCCTCGACTCGAAGTACTACGCCGAGGGGAAAGACCCCGTGAAGCGGTCGCCCTCGCGCTCGCGGCTGTTCAGCTACGCCTACCTGCTGGAGACGGACGAACTCGGCTTTCTCTGTCCGCTCAGCGAGCCGAAAGAGCGGCGGGTGACCCAGACCGACGCGCGGCTCCGGGTCGTCGGCCCGGACGCGGACGAGGAGTTCTCGCCGAGGAGCTACGAAGCGGCGGTCCACGACTACCTCTTCGACGTGCTGGTGGAACGGGAACCGGCGCTGGAAATCCTGCGCGCCGTCGAGGGGCCGGTGGCGTCGGGGGTCGAAACCGCGGTCTGCTTGGAGGGCGTGGACGCCGACGCGCTCGCGGCGGTGAAGTCGATGAGCGGGCCGTTCACCTACCGCAATCGGCGGCAGTTCTCGTGGCGCGTCCTCCAGATGGCGGGGCGACTGTCGTGGCGGGCGGGCAACGTCACGGAGTTCGAGGACGAGGGCGAGTGGGCGCGCGACCGAATCGAACTCGCGTTGGACGAGCGGTCGCCGCTGGCACACACCTGCGTCCCGGTCTTCTGCTCGGACCGCTCGGCTGGCAAGGAGTGGCTGGACTGCTACTTCCTGAACGCGGGCGGCGACGGGAGCGTGGAGTCGGTCGAAATCGAACTGCGGACGGACCCGGCTAAACGGAACGGTGGACGGTGA
- a CDS encoding TrmB family transcriptional regulator, with translation MDDPTLSQLLRKFGFSDKEIDIYLTILDHGEAKTSVIADDASVSKRYVYSVSEELEDRGFVSVNDHSVPTTVRAIPPEEVVGALTDDVEQMRPALEAHYSQVEPQSDAFEVVKSRVTVLKRITGLIREADKEVALSLPHDHLSEVADELRDAVDRGVLVMLVVTGADLDADLGLEGLATVARAWEESMPTMITADRTRSLIAPHEMIARANSGERAITFTQNQLAPVMVGSFFGNYWPMAEEVYVADPHELPRTYDDFRQAVLQATLRHRADTPLTATVRGHPTDGDEGDGPDEIRGRVVGVRQGLVEPANNSFPVEAALVVATGEGEYLVGGEGAFVEDYEAEEVVLEFAE, from the coding sequence ATGGACGACCCGACGCTCTCCCAACTGCTCCGGAAGTTCGGCTTCTCCGACAAGGAGATAGACATCTATCTCACCATCCTCGACCACGGCGAAGCGAAGACCAGCGTCATCGCCGACGACGCCAGCGTCTCGAAGCGGTACGTCTACAGCGTCAGCGAGGAGCTAGAGGACCGCGGGTTCGTCTCGGTCAACGACCACTCGGTGCCGACGACGGTTCGGGCCATCCCGCCCGAGGAGGTCGTCGGCGCGCTGACCGACGACGTAGAGCAGATGCGCCCCGCGCTCGAAGCCCACTACTCGCAGGTCGAGCCCCAGTCGGACGCCTTCGAGGTCGTCAAGTCCCGCGTGACGGTACTCAAGCGAATCACCGGACTCATCCGCGAGGCCGACAAGGAGGTGGCGCTGTCGCTCCCCCACGACCACCTCTCGGAGGTCGCCGACGAGTTGCGCGACGCGGTGGACCGCGGCGTGCTGGTCATGCTGGTGGTGACGGGCGCGGACCTCGACGCCGACCTCGGGTTGGAGGGACTCGCCACGGTCGCTCGCGCGTGGGAGGAGTCGATGCCGACGATGATAACCGCCGACCGGACTCGGAGCCTGATAGCTCCGCACGAGATGATAGCGCGGGCCAACAGCGGCGAGCGCGCCATCACGTTCACCCAGAACCAACTCGCGCCCGTCATGGTCGGTTCGTTCTTCGGCAACTACTGGCCGATGGCCGAGGAGGTGTACGTCGCCGACCCCCACGAACTGCCCCGGACGTACGACGATTTCCGGCAGGCGGTCCTACAGGCGACGCTCCGCCACCGTGCGGACACCCCGCTCACCGCGACCGTGCGCGGCCACCCGACGGACGGCGACGAGGGGGACGGTCCCGACGAGATAAGGGGCCGAGTCGTCGGCGTCCGGCAGGGACTCGTGGAACCCGCGAACAACTCCTTCCCGGTCGAGGCCGCGCTGGTCGTGGCGACCGGCGAGGGCGAGTATCTGGTCGGCGGGGAGGGCGCGTTCGTGGAGGACTACGAGGCCGAGGAGGTCGTCTTGGAGTTCGCCGAGTAG
- a CDS encoding LLM class flavin-dependent oxidoreductase: protein MELSAVDLSPVPDEGTATDAYANTVEAAQQAERLGLSRFWVAEHHAMADRLAGTTPEVLLGHLAAETDSIRLGSGAVLLNHYSPFKVAEQFGALDALAPGRIDAGLGRANGSPAADRALGTSRRVQNPDEEHREKIEAVVSHLHDDYPEDHEYGDLSIPRSGEETPTPWVLGSSPSSAAIAGELGLPYCFAGFIRPQFAERAFEEYRENFEPSRLAGSVPEPHGIVAVNAIAADTDEEAARLRAVAEASFARLRRGEAGTTPSVEEAIGELGGVPEPTPATLDADEWPRALSGSPETLADVVEQLADRVGVDEVMIQHVVADHDDGLRSHELLAEGLGVAGR from the coding sequence ATGGAGCTTTCTGCCGTCGACCTCTCGCCGGTCCCCGACGAGGGCACCGCGACCGACGCGTACGCGAACACCGTCGAAGCCGCACAGCAGGCCGAACGACTCGGTTTATCCCGGTTCTGGGTCGCCGAACACCACGCGATGGCCGACCGACTCGCCGGAACGACGCCGGAGGTGTTGCTCGGGCATCTCGCGGCCGAGACCGACTCGATTCGGCTCGGCTCCGGCGCGGTCCTGCTCAACCACTACAGCCCGTTCAAGGTCGCCGAACAGTTCGGCGCGCTGGACGCGCTCGCGCCCGGCCGCATCGACGCGGGCCTCGGTCGCGCGAACGGCTCGCCCGCGGCCGACCGCGCGCTCGGGACCTCCCGGCGCGTCCAGAACCCCGACGAGGAGCATCGCGAGAAGATAGAGGCCGTCGTCTCCCACCTCCACGACGACTATCCCGAGGACCACGAGTACGGCGACCTCTCGATTCCGCGGTCGGGCGAGGAGACGCCGACGCCGTGGGTGTTGGGGTCGAGTCCGTCGAGCGCGGCCATCGCGGGGGAACTCGGCCTGCCGTACTGCTTCGCGGGGTTCATCCGGCCGCAGTTCGCCGAGCGCGCGTTCGAGGAGTATCGCGAGAACTTCGAGCCGTCGCGGCTGGCCGGGAGCGTCCCGGAGCCACATGGAATCGTCGCGGTGAACGCAATCGCGGCCGACACCGACGAGGAGGCGGCGCGACTCCGGGCGGTCGCGGAAGCGTCGTTCGCGCGCCTGCGACGCGGCGAGGCCGGGACCACCCCGTCGGTCGAGGAGGCCATCGGGGAGTTGGGCGGCGTCCCCGAGCCGACACCGGCAACGCTCGACGCCGACGAGTGGCCGCGCGCGCTCTCGGGGAGTCCGGAGACGCTGGCCGACGTGGTGGAGCAACTCGCCGACCGCGTGGGGGTGGACGAAGTGATGATTCAGCACGTCGTCGCCGACCACGACGACGGGCTTCGGTCCCACGAGCTGCTGGCCGAGGGCCTCGGGGTGGCGGGTCGGTAG
- a CDS encoding alpha-amylase family glycosyl hydrolase — MHEPGPPRFTHVGTSVELAPRHPDPEADFSWRVRDRPEESDVDLGDGAVVHLDPDAPGVYEVELDAPDGTHRQTVRAFPDPRREVRFEAPIGDLPISAEEVGDLPIIGPFNDYTVGRDLMGREGDSYVADLLLAPGDHEGICVLDEKFENVHTIDVTVEGPGRPRVHLEGRVADDTLVVTARAEAAPEGSSPEVEFWLDDRDDLPDSAVTVDGSELRVPVEEVPDEARVHAVAVAERHSVADTLVVSGGREVNVSRPNDPPEWAEEATVYQIFVRRFTGETVETTFPEIERRVEYLESLDVDCLWLTPVVESPTDHGYHVTDYFDTASDLGTREEFASLVERLREAGIRVVFDLVINHTSRDHPAFQMHAAGVPEYADYYERVPADAADAVDVDDVDWAGEGSPGYYFNWTRIPNVNYDSLAVREWMLNVVDEWAPVVDGFRADVAWGVPHGFWKEVRERVKREDSEFLLLDETIPRDPQFHENEFDAHYDTDLYGALRDIGRGDAPAEALFDALDANHREGFPESSLLLRYVENHDESRYVSECGTAALRAAAAATFTLPGAPMIYYGQERGVAEQRGEMQWYDGDADLTEFHRRLSKLRSEQAVLRSGEVERVDAVGDDRTVAYARDDGDERLVVLLDFGDREGEVTVEVEESVGETDLLTGEEVATDEGVEVRDCVVLRSER; from the coding sequence ATGCACGAACCCGGTCCACCGCGATTCACGCACGTCGGCACGTCGGTCGAACTCGCTCCTCGACACCCCGACCCCGAAGCCGACTTCTCGTGGCGAGTGCGCGACCGTCCCGAGGAGAGCGACGTGGACCTCGGCGACGGCGCCGTCGTCCACCTCGACCCGGACGCGCCCGGCGTCTACGAGGTCGAACTCGACGCCCCGGACGGGACCCACCGCCAGACGGTCCGGGCGTTCCCCGACCCGCGCCGGGAGGTCCGGTTCGAGGCACCGATTGGCGACCTCCCCATTTCGGCCGAGGAGGTCGGAGACCTGCCGATTATCGGCCCGTTCAACGACTACACGGTCGGGCGCGACCTGATGGGCCGCGAGGGCGACAGCTACGTCGCCGACCTGCTCCTCGCGCCGGGCGACCACGAGGGCATCTGCGTGCTGGACGAGAAGTTCGAGAACGTCCACACCATCGACGTGACGGTCGAGGGGCCGGGGCGACCGCGGGTCCATCTGGAGGGCCGCGTCGCGGACGATACCCTTGTCGTGACCGCGCGCGCGGAGGCCGCGCCCGAGGGGAGCAGTCCCGAGGTCGAGTTCTGGCTGGACGACCGCGACGACCTGCCGGACTCGGCGGTGACGGTCGATGGGAGCGAACTCCGCGTCCCGGTCGAGGAGGTGCCCGACGAGGCGCGCGTCCACGCCGTCGCGGTCGCCGAGCGCCACAGCGTCGCCGACACGCTGGTCGTTTCCGGTGGCAGAGAGGTCAACGTCTCCCGTCCCAACGACCCGCCGGAGTGGGCCGAGGAGGCGACGGTGTACCAGATTTTCGTCCGGCGGTTCACCGGCGAGACCGTCGAGACGACGTTCCCCGAGATAGAACGACGCGTGGAATACCTCGAATCGCTCGACGTGGACTGCCTGTGGCTGACGCCCGTGGTCGAGAGTCCGACCGACCACGGCTACCACGTCACCGACTACTTCGACACGGCGAGCGACCTCGGGACCCGCGAGGAGTTCGCGTCGCTGGTCGAACGCCTCCGCGAGGCCGGAATCCGGGTCGTCTTCGACCTCGTCATCAACCACACCTCGCGGGACCACCCCGCGTTCCAGATGCACGCGGCGGGCGTGCCCGAGTACGCCGACTACTACGAGCGCGTGCCCGCCGACGCCGCCGACGCCGTGGACGTAGACGACGTGGACTGGGCGGGCGAGGGGTCGCCGGGATACTACTTCAACTGGACGCGCATCCCCAACGTGAACTACGACTCGCTGGCGGTCCGGGAGTGGATGCTGAACGTGGTCGACGAGTGGGCACCGGTCGTGGACGGCTTCCGCGCCGACGTGGCGTGGGGCGTCCCCCACGGCTTCTGGAAGGAGGTCCGCGAGCGAGTGAAACGCGAGGACTCGGAATTCCTCCTGCTGGACGAGACCATCCCGCGGGACCCCCAGTTCCACGAGAACGAGTTCGACGCCCACTACGACACCGACCTCTACGGCGCGCTCCGCGACATCGGACGGGGAGACGCCCCGGCAGAGGCGCTGTTCGACGCGCTCGACGCGAACCACCGCGAAGGGTTCCCCGAGTCGTCGCTGTTGCTCCGCTACGTCGAGAACCACGACGAGAGCCGTTACGTCTCGGAGTGCGGGACCGCGGCGCTCCGGGCGGCCGCGGCCGCGACGTTCACCCTGCCGGGCGCGCCGATGATTTACTACGGGCAGGAGCGGGGCGTCGCCGAGCAACGCGGCGAGATGCAGTGGTACGACGGCGACGCCGACCTGACCGAGTTCCACCGTCGGCTCTCGAAACTCCGGAGCGAGCAGGCGGTCCTCCGGTCGGGCGAAGTCGAGCGCGTGGACGCGGTCGGGGACGACCGGACCGTCGCTTACGCCCGCGACGACGGCGACGAGCGACTGGTGGTTCTCCTCGACTTCGGCGACCGGGAGGGCGAGGTCACCGTGGAAGTCGAAGAATCAGTCGGCGAGACCGACCTGTTGACCGGCGAGGAGGTCGCCACCGACGAGGGAGTCGAAGTCCGAGATTGCGTCGTGCTTCGGAGCGAACGCTGA
- a CDS encoding glycoside hydrolase family 15 protein — MQLRDALDDFVRYEDHDTCFPGERRTTTGRFSGYTPSDGEGRLVHVALDGRIRDFGYPLTGRNGLDSSRLGVRLDGDVVWFDDCETVGQSYADGTTLVVTDHRLPSGETLTQYDLTLGQAHITHFEREEAPETEEVPDSASGEENGDSDEETGGLQLVAALGFGPEGRDTGISQLHHADAVELYHDAEHDYAASATGFTTATGRVPPELGELLDADRGDDSDEEGRREEASLSGDVICELPFEEGAATLATLLTDSSRTDRAAALDRLDAVLDAYSDTGALSEAAKDHAPEVPDDLPESDAVAADLRALGLLSAPTGLRIAGPEFDPYFTHSGGYGYTWFRDDAEISRFLLQSDRRFDLGLDDWHARSAESYCETQLDDGTWPHRVWPRNRTLAPGWANSHLAVGEEVDYSDYQADQTASVVAYLADALPALDGDLADRATETLADALSGLDRTLTDDGLPVVCQNAWEDATGQFAHTAATFLEAYATAAATDADLADEDLANADLADTAGERADRVYAGLDDLWVPERGIYGYRILPDDESGDGTTDADDEDTSDGDSTIDAGDIDPRCDSGSLALASAHLAYDRAAEVDDERLDRLVSHVRTVVDELHRDPDASEVRGLARYEGDDWRTRSQDDEKIWTVSTAWGAFAAANLAALLEDHDDSRAREFAATARDLLGLVLPDGPLCRNGDLLPEQVFDDGTPDSATPLGWPHALRTTTLALLAERDLLADEEVAVPSE, encoded by the coding sequence ATGCAACTTCGCGACGCGCTGGACGACTTCGTACGCTACGAGGACCACGATACCTGCTTTCCGGGCGAACGCCGGACGACGACGGGCCGCTTTTCGGGCTACACGCCGAGCGACGGCGAGGGGCGACTCGTTCACGTCGCTCTCGACGGCCGGATTCGGGACTTCGGCTACCCGCTTACCGGTCGCAACGGACTGGACTCCTCCCGACTCGGCGTCCGACTCGACGGCGACGTAGTGTGGTTCGACGACTGCGAGACAGTCGGCCAGTCGTACGCGGACGGGACGACGCTCGTCGTCACCGACCACCGACTACCCTCCGGCGAGACGCTCACGCAGTACGACCTCACGCTCGGGCAGGCCCACATCACGCACTTCGAACGCGAGGAGGCCCCCGAAACCGAGGAGGTCCCCGATTCCGCCTCCGGCGAAGAGAACGGCGACTCCGACGAGGAGACCGGAGGACTGCAACTGGTCGCCGCGCTCGGCTTCGGTCCGGAGGGCCGCGACACCGGCATCAGCCAACTCCACCACGCCGACGCGGTCGAACTGTACCACGACGCCGAACACGATTACGCCGCCAGCGCGACCGGGTTCACGACCGCCACTGGCCGCGTGCCTCCGGAACTCGGGGAGTTGCTCGACGCCGACCGCGGGGACGATTCCGACGAGGAGGGCCGCCGCGAGGAGGCAAGCCTGAGCGGCGACGTGATATGCGAACTCCCCTTCGAGGAGGGCGCGGCGACGCTCGCCACGCTGTTGACTGACTCCTCCCGGACCGACCGCGCCGCGGCGCTCGACCGTCTCGACGCGGTTCTCGACGCCTACAGTGACACCGGCGCACTGAGCGAAGCCGCGAAAGACCACGCCCCCGAGGTTCCCGACGACCTGCCCGAGAGCGACGCGGTGGCCGCCGACCTCCGCGCGCTCGGTCTCCTCTCTGCGCCGACGGGCCTCCGCATCGCCGGGCCGGAGTTCGACCCCTACTTCACCCACTCCGGGGGCTACGGCTACACGTGGTTCCGCGACGACGCCGAAATCTCCCGGTTTCTCCTCCAGTCGGACCGACGGTTCGACCTCGGGTTGGACGACTGGCACGCCCGGAGCGCCGAGAGCTACTGCGAGACGCAACTTGACGACGGGACGTGGCCACATCGCGTCTGGCCGCGCAACCGCACGCTCGCGCCGGGGTGGGCCAACAGCCACCTCGCGGTCGGCGAGGAGGTAGACTACAGCGACTATCAGGCCGACCAGACCGCCAGCGTCGTCGCATACCTCGCGGACGCCCTGCCCGCGCTCGACGGCGACCTCGCCGACCGCGCGACCGAGACGCTCGCGGACGCCCTCTCCGGCCTCGACCGGACGCTCACGGACGACGGTCTCCCCGTGGTCTGTCAGAACGCGTGGGAGGACGCGACGGGCCAGTTCGCCCACACCGCCGCGACGTTCCTCGAAGCGTACGCGACGGCGGCCGCCACCGACGCGGACCTCGCCGACGAAGACCTCGCTAACGCCGACCTCGCCGACACCGCGGGCGAGCGCGCCGACCGCGTGTACGCCGGATTGGACGACCTCTGGGTACCCGAGCGTGGAATCTACGGCTATCGCATCCTCCCCGACGACGAGTCCGGCGACGGAACGACCGACGCGGACGACGAGGACACCAGTGACGGCGACAGCACTATCGACGCGGGCGACATCGACCCGCGCTGTGACTCGGGGTCGCTCGCGCTGGCTAGCGCCCACCTCGCCTACGACCGCGCGGCCGAAGTGGACGACGAGCGACTCGACAGACTCGTCTCACACGTCCGGACCGTCGTGGACGAACTCCACCGCGACCCCGACGCCAGCGAGGTCCGCGGACTGGCACGCTACGAGGGCGACGACTGGCGGACCCGCTCGCAGGACGACGAGAAGATATGGACCGTCTCGACCGCGTGGGGCGCGTTCGCCGCCGCCAACCTCGCGGCGCTGTTGGAAGACCACGACGACTCGCGCGCCCGAGAGTTCGCGGCGACCGCCCGCGACCTACTGGGACTGGTCCTCCCGGACGGCCCGCTCTGTCGGAACGGCGACCTCCTGCCCGAGCAGGTGTTCGACGACGGGACGCCCGACAGCGCGACGCCGCTGGGGTGGCCCCACGCCCTCCGGACGACGACCCTCGCGCTACTGGCCGAGCGCGACCTGCTCGCCGACGAGGAGGTCGCGGTTCCGAGCGAGTAA